One Takifugu flavidus isolate HTHZ2018 chromosome 3, ASM371156v2, whole genome shotgun sequence genomic window, GTTGTTAAGAACTTTACATGCAACAATGCCTGACAAAACATGTAGCCCGCATTTGATTATTTGTCCAACCCGATGAATCGTTGTGACAAAGTGTAAAGAGTTCGTTTGAAGCATCACTGAATGAAAGAGTAAACACAATTACTGGTCTCTGTTATCCTTCTTGATTTGTTAAGATTCTGGTGGCTTATATTGGCATAATGGAGATTTTTCTCTTGAACCTGgtaatgaaagaggaaaaaacaatcacTCTCTACTTTAGACCACAAAAACTGTTGAAACCAAATTTTAAACCGATGTACATTCATGATACTGTTAATATCACATCAGTATCCTTCGCAAATACATTACATAAAGTGCAAATGCTCATTGATTTCCAGCATGACGCTATATGTTGAATTACTATGTCCCTGACACAACTCCGATtaaagaaagatggagagaagatGACTGAATGGATGGTGTCTACTTCGGTAATCACACATTAGTCATCTTTCAAGCTTTCAtaaaaaactcaaaaatatttcagtgaaCATCGCTGCAATATCTGCAATGAACGTTGTATTACTGAGTTAATTTCTTACAATTACAATTTGCAAGAATGATTTGATAGATTTTTAAGACACATTCGTATTTAAATTATCATAATAAAACTCACACTTCCAGTCATATCACAGGATGGATCTGTTGGCGTACCTGTTTAAAGACGTGAAAAAGATTCTAACAACAAAAGTTTTAAATTAGAATGTTGTATAATTGACTGAAAGACAAGGGCTTACCTGTATTCTGGGAACTGATCCTCTTGTGCAGCTTAAACAGTGATAAagccaataaaacacacagtatGGTGGTGAATACCAAAGCACCAGTCAAGAAATATACAGGTTTGTCAGAAGAAGAGGCTCTGTCTGCAGATAAGCaagaaaaattaaacatttttgagGATGGTTTCAAGTAAAAATTGTGCTTTGCTCACTAACAAGTTGacttttaaaattactttaacTTTTGTTTCACTTACTCTGTCCATACTGTCCAATGtccagcttggttccatttccaaacagaattcGTCCACATgttgcaacagcacaatagtaggtcccagccTTGGAAGTATTCAAGTTTCTCATGGGCAAattgtagaaacaggtgtttttTCTCTCACACTGTTCTTTCTTGCCTCCATGGGTGTAAATGAGCTCTGGTACAGACTCTCCTGACTTCTTGAACCAGTAAACTGTGTGTTCCTCTTCACAGGTCCCAGTATGTACTCTGCAGTTCAGAGTCACAAAACCTCCAGACTGAACAGACTTTGATGGTGACTGATGGACCTCTACTGGTACGGTCAAATGTAAAATCGGAATATGGACAATATAGatcttttcaaatttaaattcatGCATACTGCTACTGCCACAGTAATATACTGCTGAGTCTAAAGGGCTCAAACTTGCAATTGTCAGGTGGTAGTTTTTCTCTGTAATGTTACCTGAAAAGCGACCGTTCTTGAACTCTTCGCTAAAGCCTACATTGACATCATCTTCATAAAATGTAGAGATGAGCTTTGGTTTGTCTCCTTGAGTTTGCTTGTACCAGAAGAACGCTGTTACAGGCTCGTCCTTACGGGAACACTGCAGTGTCACATTTTCCCCGATATTAGCAAATACAAAACTATTCACTGGATGCACAAACGAGGATGTTTCATCTGTCAGGactgaaggaaaaaataaaccacaaaatTACCAAAATAGTCAAGTGCAAATGTTTAGAATGAagttattaaaatattcaatatgATCAAACTTACCAAAAGtccataaaaataaac contains:
- the LOC130523092 gene encoding uncharacterized protein LOC130523092 isoform X1, with translation MLITIESLKLASYLCLFLWTFVLTDETSSFVHPVNSFVFANIGENVTLQCSRKDEPVTAFFWYKQTQGDKPKLISTFYEDDVNVGFSEEFKNGRFSGNITEKNYHLTIASLSPLDSAVYYCGSSSMHEFKFEKIYIVHIPILHLTVPVEVHQSPSKSVQSGGFVTLNCRVHTGTCEEEHTVYWFKKSGESVPELIYTHGGKKEQCERKNTCFYNLPMRNLNTSKAGTYYCAVATCGRILFGNGTKLDIGQYGQNRASSSDKPVYFLTGALVFTTILCVLLALSLFKLHKRISSQNTGTPTDPSCDMTGSVQEKNLHYANISHQNLNKSRRITETSNCVYSFIQ
- the LOC130523092 gene encoding uncharacterized protein LOC130523092 isoform X2; protein product: MLITIESLKLASYLCLFLWTFVLTDETSSFVHPVNSFVFANIGENVTLQCSRKDEPVTAFFWYKQTQGDKPKLISTFYEDDVNVGFSEEFKNGRFSGNITEKNYHLTIASLSPLDSAVYYCGSSSMHEFKFEKIYIVHIPILHLTVPVEVHQSPSKSVQSGGFVTLNCRVHTGTCEEEHTVYWFKKSGESVPELIYTHGGKKEQCERKNTCFYNLPMRNLNTSKAGTYYCAVATCGRILFGNGTKLDIGQYGQNRASSSDKPVYFLTGALVFTTILCVLLALSLFKLHKRISSQNTGSREKSPLCQYKPPES